In Sphingobacterium zeae, one genomic interval encodes:
- a CDS encoding AAA family ATPase yields MEWKIAVDKDWSTLENKFSWVKDMEKVQQDPWHHAEGNVAIHTQLVLQQLQELPEYQKLNLQKQELIWASALLHDVEKRSTTIIGSDGRISSPNHAKKGAKTTREILFRDVETPFAIREQIVSLVRYHGLPLWLMEKADPMKSALEASLAVNMSQLKLLAEADAKGRYCRDLDALLYALDMFELYSKEVGCWNGPRPFLTENAQFTYFNGNDNYVDYVPFDTFKSTVIVLSGLPGMGKDYHIQKMNADMPIISLDDIRRKYRIDPTDKKKNGWVIQEAKEQAKKYLRCGQDFIWNATNITSQMRQQLIDLFVGYQAYVKLLYIEKPYQVWRTQNRDREYPLPDAVLDKMLGSLDVPQLTEAHEVQYFTT; encoded by the coding sequence ATGGAATGGAAAATAGCAGTAGATAAGGACTGGTCGACGTTAGAGAATAAATTCTCTTGGGTAAAGGATATGGAAAAGGTACAGCAGGATCCTTGGCATCATGCAGAAGGAAATGTAGCAATTCATACACAGTTGGTTCTTCAGCAGCTTCAAGAGCTACCTGAATACCAAAAGCTGAACCTGCAAAAACAGGAGTTGATCTGGGCTTCGGCCTTGTTGCATGATGTTGAAAAAAGATCCACCACCATTATCGGATCAGATGGCCGTATCAGTTCGCCAAATCACGCTAAAAAAGGAGCGAAAACCACGCGGGAGATTTTGTTTCGTGATGTGGAGACTCCTTTCGCCATACGCGAACAAATTGTGTCTTTGGTACGTTACCATGGTTTGCCATTATGGCTTATGGAAAAAGCTGATCCAATGAAAAGCGCCCTAGAGGCTTCGCTCGCTGTAAATATGAGTCAGCTCAAACTGTTGGCTGAAGCAGATGCTAAAGGTAGATATTGTCGCGATCTGGACGCACTGCTTTATGCGTTGGATATGTTTGAACTGTATAGCAAGGAGGTTGGCTGCTGGAATGGGCCTCGTCCCTTCTTAACAGAAAATGCTCAATTTACCTATTTTAATGGAAATGACAACTACGTCGATTATGTTCCTTTTGATACATTTAAATCGACGGTTATCGTGCTTTCAGGGCTGCCCGGAATGGGTAAAGACTATCACATTCAAAAAATGAATGCAGATATGCCCATTATTAGCCTGGATGATATCAGACGCAAATATCGAATTGATCCCACTGATAAAAAGAAAAATGGATGGGTCATACAAGAAGCAAAAGAACAGGCAAAAAAATATTTGCGCTGTGGACAGGATTTTATCTGGAATGCCACGAATATAACTTCCCAAATGCGTCAGCAGCTGATCGATCTTTTTGTTGGCTACCAAGCCTATGTTAAATTATTGTATATCGAAAAACCCTATCAGGTATGGCGAACACAGAATAGAGATCGGGAATATCCATTACCTGATGCAGTCTTAGATAAAATGCTCGGTAGTTTGGATGTTCCTCAGCTCACAGAAGCTCACGAAGTTCAGTATTTCACAACGTAA
- a CDS encoding RNA ligase family protein has protein sequence MDSTKYGRTYHFPFSPGTNSDDRFNQHYWTDIQSFHQLLYTEKLDGENNCLSQRGVFARSHAAPTTSPWTAQLREYWTRLKNDLHDLEFFGENLYAVHSIEYRKLEHYYYVFAARIKDQWLSWEEVTFYASLFDLPMVPVLKLENVKNMSEQQLQLSVENLATQPSVFGSVDAKTGHMCTMEGVVCRNVDAYPVGKFQHNVFKYVRKGHVQTDEHWTKSWRRTKMVWERKDD, from the coding sequence ATGGATTCAACAAAATATGGTCGTACCTACCATTTTCCCTTTTCTCCGGGAACAAACAGCGACGATCGTTTTAATCAGCATTATTGGACGGATATACAATCCTTCCATCAACTGTTGTATACAGAAAAATTAGATGGTGAAAACAACTGTCTTTCACAAAGGGGGGTATTTGCGCGATCTCATGCAGCCCCAACTACTTCGCCATGGACGGCTCAGTTAAGGGAATATTGGACCAGATTAAAAAATGATCTGCATGATTTGGAGTTTTTTGGTGAAAATCTTTATGCGGTACATTCAATCGAATATCGGAAACTAGAGCACTATTACTATGTTTTTGCTGCTCGAATTAAAGATCAATGGCTTTCTTGGGAAGAAGTTACATTTTACGCTAGTTTATTTGATTTGCCCATGGTACCTGTTTTAAAACTTGAAAATGTAAAGAATATGTCAGAACAGCAGCTCCAACTTTCAGTCGAAAATTTGGCCACACAGCCCTCCGTGTTCGGATCTGTTGATGCTAAAACGGGACATATGTGTACGATGGAAGGGGTGGTATGTAGGAATGTCGACGCATATCCTGTTGGCAAATTTCAGCACAACGTCTTTAAATATGTCAGAAAAGGACATGTGCAGACTGATGAACATTGGACAAAATCATGGCGCAGAACAAAAATGGTTTGGGAAAGGAAGGATGATTAA
- a CDS encoding GNAT family N-acetyltransferase, which translates to MKDFPQLETERLILNAITASDIPQIVDYLQDKVYSDFTSNIPYPYRKEDAEYWLKLAEEAYINRKGFTFAIRNKEKKLIGAIGLHDEGSDKAELGYWIAIPYWNKGYVTEAAKAIIDFGFKELHFNKIFATYFPHNPASGKVMGKIGMEKEALLKQHLKKDGKYYDIPLYSIFNTER; encoded by the coding sequence ATGAAAGATTTCCCCCAACTAGAAACAGAACGACTTATTCTCAATGCAATTACTGCTTCTGATATTCCACAGATTGTCGACTATCTTCAAGATAAAGTATATTCGGACTTTACATCAAATATTCCTTATCCATATCGAAAAGAAGATGCTGAATATTGGCTTAAATTAGCAGAAGAAGCATATATCAATCGTAAAGGTTTTACATTTGCTATCCGAAACAAAGAGAAAAAACTGATTGGCGCGATCGGATTACACGATGAAGGCTCGGATAAGGCTGAACTGGGATACTGGATTGCTATTCCTTATTGGAATAAAGGTTATGTCACTGAAGCCGCAAAAGCAATCATTGACTTCGGATTTAAAGAACTGCATTTTAACAAGATTTTTGCGACCTACTTCCCACATAACCCCGCTTCGGGAAAGGTCATGGGAAAAATAGGTATGGAAAAAGAAGCGCTATTGAAACAGCATCTAAAAAAAGATGGAAAATATTATGATATTCCATTATACTCTATTTTCAATACCGAAAGATAA
- a CDS encoding winged helix-turn-helix transcriptional regulator — protein sequence MKRTEFKSCSCAMQRSMAILGTRWKPVIIYTLRDRKARFGQLDALIENISRKVLTSSLKELEEDGVILREEYKELPPRVEYSLTEKGKALIPIMCQLAKWNESFYEEPELPELIA from the coding sequence ATGAAAAGGACTGAATTTAAAAGCTGTTCTTGTGCGATGCAGCGCTCGATGGCAATTTTAGGTACGAGGTGGAAACCTGTCATTATTTATACACTGCGTGATCGGAAAGCCCGATTTGGTCAGCTCGATGCGCTGATAGAAAACATTTCCCGCAAGGTTCTGACCAGCTCATTAAAAGAATTGGAAGAGGATGGTGTTATTCTTAGAGAAGAATATAAGGAACTGCCACCACGCGTCGAGTATTCTTTAACTGAGAAAGGTAAAGCCTTAATTCCTATTATGTGCCAATTGGCTAAATGGAACGAATCCTTTTACGAAGAGCCAGAATTACCCGAATTAATAGCGTAA
- a CDS encoding NADH:flavin oxidoreductase, which yields MSIQTLFNPFEYKNLKLKNRFVMAPMTRAFSLDGIPDSAVAGYYERRAAGDVGLILTEGTVIERPSSKNLKDIPNFYGDQALNGWKNIVDAVHKKGGKIAPQIWHVGYTPMQWTPPAAFESPDTMTLADIEATIQAYAAAAKSAKDLGFDAFEIHGAHGYLIDQFFWEGMNHRTDEFGGKTIKERSKFAVEVVKAMRKAVGPDFVIILRLSQWKQQDYTAKLAPTPAAMEDWILPLTDAGVDIFHGSQRRYWEAEFEGSDLNFAGWLKKISGQPTITVGSVGLDKDFGDVFTNSEFKSSPASLDELVRRYERGDFDLVAVGRALLQDPNWVKKVQAEKYNELSTFEAKSLASLS from the coding sequence ATGAGCATACAAACACTTTTTAATCCCTTTGAATATAAGAATTTAAAATTGAAAAACCGCTTTGTCATGGCACCAATGACGAGAGCATTCTCTTTGGACGGAATTCCCGATAGCGCCGTAGCTGGTTATTATGAGCGGCGTGCTGCTGGTGATGTCGGTTTAATCTTAACAGAGGGTACAGTGATCGAAAGACCTTCTTCAAAAAATTTAAAAGACATTCCCAATTTTTATGGTGATCAAGCTTTAAATGGCTGGAAGAATATTGTTGATGCTGTTCATAAGAAAGGCGGAAAAATAGCCCCTCAAATATGGCATGTCGGTTATACCCCAATGCAATGGACGCCGCCTGCAGCATTTGAGAGTCCGGATACGATGACATTGGCTGATATAGAAGCCACCATACAGGCATACGCTGCTGCAGCCAAGTCTGCGAAAGATCTCGGCTTTGATGCTTTTGAAATCCATGGTGCCCACGGCTATTTGATCGATCAGTTTTTTTGGGAAGGAATGAATCATCGCACTGACGAATTTGGAGGCAAAACGATTAAGGAGCGTTCTAAATTTGCTGTGGAAGTTGTTAAAGCCATGCGGAAAGCTGTAGGACCGGATTTTGTGATTATCCTGAGATTATCACAATGGAAACAACAGGACTATACGGCCAAGCTTGCTCCTACCCCTGCTGCAATGGAAGATTGGATCCTGCCATTGACGGATGCCGGTGTCGACATTTTCCATGGAAGCCAACGCCGTTATTGGGAAGCAGAATTTGAAGGCAGTGATTTGAATTTCGCCGGCTGGCTTAAAAAGATCTCCGGACAACCCACAATCACAGTTGGATCTGTAGGCCTTGATAAAGACTTTGGCGACGTATTTACAAACTCCGAATTCAAATCTTCACCTGCGTCGCTAGACGAATTGGTCCGTCGGTATGAGCGTGGCGACTTTGACCTTGTTGCCGTGGGAAGGGCTCTCTTACAAGATCCAAATTGGGTAAAGAAAGTACAGGCCGAAAAATACAACGAACTGTCCACTTTTGAAGCGAAAAGTTTAGCGAGCCTGTCGTAA
- a CDS encoding SMP-30/gluconolactonase/LRE family protein gives MRKRLLFSFLFFHIFFLNMMAQVNNSTSPQLEVAVDLGPFRPIGVSVTSSNRLFVSFPKQTKNFQYALTEIIDGKPVPYPDIEWNKTGIENTHFVNVQDIFVDAQDNLWVLDSKPSSAGSIFGDDEKPAQGQFKLLKIDTKKDQIERIYSFDDLDKTKLGLNDMRIDGKKNLAYLSDPSQAAIIVLDLKTGKSRKALAGSRFTLADPEVVLSYDGNDMRNENGKPFSSNVNGIALSHDFKYLYFKPINQTHLYCIATEFLADSTLTKQELEAKVEDKGEVGITHGLLADINGNIYLTSSIDYSIKYLSPDGKLHTLVRDHRILWPDSMGIGEDGYLYFSCAQLFKDPQWNKRIDKVELPYYVFKVKLPKSEK, from the coding sequence ATGCGAAAAAGGCTCTTATTTAGTTTTCTATTCTTTCACATCTTTTTTCTCAACATGATGGCCCAAGTCAATAATTCAACAAGCCCACAACTAGAGGTAGCAGTAGATCTAGGTCCCTTCCGTCCCATTGGCGTGAGTGTTACATCCAGCAACCGTCTATTTGTTTCCTTCCCAAAACAAACCAAGAATTTTCAGTATGCACTGACTGAAATCATCGACGGAAAACCTGTCCCTTATCCTGATATTGAATGGAATAAAACAGGAATAGAGAATACCCACTTTGTTAATGTACAGGATATATTTGTCGATGCCCAGGACAATCTTTGGGTATTAGATTCCAAACCATCATCTGCCGGATCAATTTTTGGCGATGATGAAAAACCAGCCCAGGGGCAGTTCAAATTGTTAAAAATCGACACAAAAAAGGATCAAATTGAACGTATTTACAGTTTCGATGACCTTGATAAAACCAAATTGGGTCTAAATGATATGCGCATTGACGGAAAGAAAAATTTAGCCTACCTCTCTGATCCAAGCCAAGCGGCCATCATTGTTCTAGACCTTAAAACCGGAAAGAGCAGGAAAGCATTAGCTGGAAGCCGATTTACATTGGCTGATCCTGAAGTGGTATTAAGCTACGACGGTAATGATATGCGCAATGAAAACGGAAAACCTTTTTCTTCCAACGTGAATGGCATTGCGTTGAGTCACGACTTTAAATATCTATACTTCAAACCGATCAATCAAACCCATTTGTACTGTATCGCAACAGAATTTTTGGCTGATTCCACATTAACGAAACAAGAATTAGAGGCAAAAGTCGAAGACAAAGGAGAGGTTGGCATCACACATGGCTTACTGGCAGATATAAACGGGAATATTTACCTAACGTCATCCATCGACTATAGTATCAAATATTTAAGTCCTGATGGAAAACTACATACCTTAGTCCGTGACCATCGAATATTATGGCCTGATTCCATGGGGATCGGTGAAGATGGATATCTTTATTTTTCTTGTGCACAACTTTTTAAGGATCCACAATGGAATAAGAGAATCGACAAGGTGGAATTGCCATATTATGTCTTTAAAGTCAAACTGCCCAAGTCAGAAAAATAA